One stretch of Legionella birminghamensis DNA includes these proteins:
- the murU gene encoding N-acetylmuramate alpha-1-phosphate uridylyltransferase MurU, which translates to MKTAMILAAGRGERLKPLTKTCPKAMCRVQGMPLIEYHVANLAAAGFQKIVINHAYLGSQIRHHLQDGRRWGVEICYSPEPPGGLETGGGIINALPLLGNAPFITVNADIYTNFNFASIHLPKESLAHLILVDNPAHNSRGDFGLNGNRQVINDEKKFTYSGIACYHPTFFQSYEPGRFSVTPLWRAVAAKGLISGEHFAGDWIDIGSIERWHSANKS; encoded by the coding sequence CTAAAACTTGTCCAAAAGCGATGTGCCGTGTGCAGGGCATGCCTTTAATTGAATATCACGTGGCCAATCTGGCAGCTGCCGGTTTTCAGAAAATCGTGATTAACCATGCCTATCTTGGGAGCCAAATCCGACACCATTTGCAAGACGGCCGCCGTTGGGGTGTAGAGATTTGTTATTCGCCAGAGCCCCCCGGAGGCCTTGAAACAGGCGGAGGAATTATCAATGCATTGCCGCTGCTCGGCAACGCACCGTTTATTACCGTGAATGCAGATATCTATACGAATTTTAATTTTGCCAGTATCCACTTGCCAAAAGAATCACTCGCCCATCTGATCCTGGTCGACAATCCTGCTCATAATAGCCGGGGAGATTTTGGGCTGAATGGGAATCGGCAAGTAATTAACGATGAGAAAAAATTTACCTATTCTGGAATCGCCTGTTATCATCCGACGTTTTTCCAAAGCTATGAACCAGGCCGCTTTTCTGTGACCCCCCTCTGGCGGGCGGTTGCAGCGAAAGGCTTAATAAGCGGCGAGCATTTTGCGGGTGACTGGATTGATATTGGCTCAATCGAAAGATGGCATTCTGCTAATAAATCGTAG